The Chelatococcus sp. HY11 genome includes a window with the following:
- a CDS encoding single-stranded DNA-binding protein gives MQNIVILAGNIGQTPETRTTQGGTRITHFTLATSRPRYSDGKVVRDSEGRRVQDTEWHRITAFNGLGKTIQQYCDTGMKVLVRGRIHYTKWTDQQGNDRYGCEIIAETVDFLSRAKQTENGGDDQGDMDDDIPF, from the coding sequence ATGCAGAACATCGTCATCCTCGCCGGCAACATCGGCCAGACCCCGGAAACCCGCACCACCCAGGGCGGCACCAGGATCACCCACTTCACCCTCGCGACCTCGCGCCCCCGCTACTCGGACGGCAAAGTCGTCCGCGACAGCGAAGGCCGCCGGGTGCAGGACACCGAATGGCACCGGATCACCGCCTTCAACGGCCTCGGCAAGACGATCCAGCAATATTGCGATACGGGCATGAAGGTTCTGGTTCGCGGCCGCATCCACTACACCAAATGGACCGATCAGCAGGGCAACGACCGCTACGGCTGCGAGATCATCGCCGAGACCGTCGATTTCCTCAGCCGGGCGAAGCAGACCGAGAACGGCGGCGACGACCAGGGCGACATGGATGACGACATCCCGTTCTAA
- a CDS encoding replication initiator protein A — translation MVVRRRDSSERGQLDLFRALPGDFAPRDAQDLMAYPFFSLSKSHRVAPIDFSAGDITIRVEAVPDHGMATIWDADILIWAASQIVEARDNGLRTSRLMAATPYEILTYVGRGTSLRDYQRLKAALDRLQSTTISTSIRQPAEGRRHRFSWINEWQERTDRHGRPDGIELIVPDWFYKAVLDDALILTIDPAYFHLTGGLDRWLYRIVRKHGGRQRDGWRFDLRHLHLKSGSLSPFKRFAFELRDVVRRQPLPGYVLSLEVEIGGRALLAFEPLAACGKAVEAIVLSGTRTIVPSGTRGSCYQEPKSRLSSGNHARIRTLNLESNVLTLTCCCESVGCGDNASPLQSVTDRLIRKAAFTEHDIGERPPGRANAAVCRRCGRSLPSSSR, via the coding sequence ATGGTGGTGCGGCGTCGTGACTCTTCGGAGCGTGGGCAGCTCGATCTGTTTCGCGCGCTCCCCGGCGACTTCGCGCCACGAGATGCGCAGGATCTCATGGCCTATCCCTTCTTCTCCCTCTCCAAATCCCATCGCGTGGCCCCGATCGACTTTTCGGCCGGCGACATCACGATCCGCGTCGAGGCCGTTCCCGATCATGGCATGGCCACGATCTGGGACGCCGACATCCTGATCTGGGCCGCCAGCCAGATCGTCGAAGCCCGCGACAACGGGCTTCGCACGTCCAGGCTGATGGCCGCGACGCCCTATGAAATCCTCACCTATGTCGGACGCGGCACCAGCTTGCGCGACTATCAGCGCCTCAAGGCGGCGCTGGACCGGCTGCAATCGACCACCATCTCGACATCGATCCGCCAGCCGGCCGAAGGCCGCCGCCATCGCTTTTCATGGATCAACGAATGGCAGGAGCGCACCGACCGCCATGGGCGGCCGGACGGCATCGAACTGATCGTCCCCGACTGGTTCTACAAAGCCGTCCTCGATGACGCGCTCATCCTCACCATCGACCCGGCCTATTTCCATCTCACCGGCGGTCTCGACCGCTGGCTCTACCGCATCGTGCGCAAGCACGGCGGCCGCCAGCGCGATGGCTGGCGCTTCGACCTTCGCCATCTCCATCTCAAATCCGGGAGCCTGTCGCCGTTCAAACGCTTTGCGTTCGAACTGCGCGACGTCGTCCGACGTCAGCCGCTGCCAGGATACGTCCTGTCGCTCGAGGTCGAGATCGGCGGGCGCGCGCTGCTCGCATTCGAGCCTCTGGCAGCCTGTGGAAAAGCTGTGGAAGCGATCGTGCTATCGGGAACCCGCACTATCGTGCCATCGGGAACCCGAGGCTCGTGCTATCAGGAACCCAAATCACGGCTAAGTTCAGGAAATCACGCGCGGATTCGCACCCTTAACTTAGAGTCTAACGTACTGACTCTAACTTGTTGTTGTGAGTCAGTGGGCTGTGGAGACAACGCCTCTCCACTTCAATCTGTCACCGACAGACTGATCCGTAAAGCCGCTTTTACCGAACACGACATCGGCGAGCGCCCTCCAGGACGCGCGAACGCCGCCGTCTGCCGCCGCTGCGGCCGTTCCCTTCCATCATCGTCACGCTGA
- a CDS encoding helix-turn-helix transcriptional regulator, protein MITARQSRAARALLGWTQETLADKARISLTALKRLESESGLDVYETTRDQVRRALEAAGIVLLSTDKGQGVLLVDERGSKPNPSNGAR, encoded by the coding sequence ATGATCACCGCCCGACAATCACGGGCCGCACGCGCGTTGCTGGGTTGGACACAGGAGACGCTCGCTGACAAGGCCCGCATATCGCTGACCGCGCTCAAACGCCTCGAATCCGAAAGCGGACTCGATGTGTACGAGACGACGCGCGATCAGGTGCGCAGGGCCTTGGAAGCTGCCGGCATCGTCCTCCTGTCCACCGATAAAGGGCAAGGAGTGTTGCTGGTCGATGAGCGCGGAAGTAAACCCAATCCATCCAACGGCGCGCGTTGA
- a CDS encoding helix-turn-helix domain-containing protein, protein MRPDTAALPPRYLRTKEAAEFLSLSARTLEKHRTYGTGPAYRKLGGRVVYAVDDLETWAERGAVTSTSDPRGSVLPAKRQTLPTGQSAGRYAR, encoded by the coding sequence ATGCGACCCGATACCGCCGCGCTCCCGCCACGCTACCTGCGGACCAAGGAAGCCGCTGAGTTTCTCAGCCTGTCCGCCCGCACCCTCGAAAAGCATCGGACCTACGGCACCGGCCCGGCCTACCGCAAACTCGGCGGGCGCGTCGTCTATGCCGTCGACGATCTCGAAACCTGGGCCGAGCGCGGCGCCGTCACCTCGACCTCCGATCCGCGCGGCTCCGTGCTGCCCGCCAAGCGCCAGACGCTGCCGACCGGCCAGAGCGCCGGCCGATACGCGCGCTGA
- a CDS encoding DUF6499 domain-containing protein, giving the protein MRPDTSDWRDDSRYDYFDSLPVEGLAWECLRRYVPYQELYSGLANTAAEAVPLPKDAEQLWGLRFRCQAGPVRAGPECRVVALMRWRRSHADAPTRVSAACLRCIRRRVRRRA; this is encoded by the coding sequence ATGAGGCCAGATACAAGCGACTGGCGGGACGACAGCCGATATGACTATTTCGATAGCTTGCCGGTCGAAGGTCTCGCTTGGGAATGCCTTCGCCGATACGTTCCTTATCAGGAACTCTACAGCGGTCTAGCGAATACGGCCGCCGAGGCCGTACCGCTTCCGAAAGATGCAGAACAGCTTTGGGGGCTGCGATTTCGCTGCCAGGCCGGGCCTGTCCGCGCTGGACCAGAATGTCGTGTGGTCGCCCTCATGCGATGGCGCCGTTCTCATGCTGACGCGCCGACCCGAGTTTCTGCCGCCTGCCTCCGCTGCATCCGCCGACGCGTTCGCCGTAGGGCGTAA
- a CDS encoding DUF2285 domain-containing protein, producing the protein MIETFEDTAPAGQELTAYDKAHVKLYARLLDADADGADWTEAVQILFGLDPAHEPERCRRIHDSHLARARWMTHTGYRHLLRQSQR; encoded by the coding sequence ATGATCGAGACATTCGAAGATACCGCACCGGCAGGGCAGGAACTGACCGCCTACGACAAGGCGCACGTCAAGCTCTACGCGCGCTTGCTTGACGCGGATGCCGATGGCGCCGATTGGACAGAGGCGGTGCAGATCCTGTTCGGTCTCGATCCCGCACACGAGCCCGAACGCTGTCGACGCATCCACGACAGTCATCTCGCGCGCGCCCGCTGGATGACGCACACCGGTTATCGGCACCTTCTGCGCCAGTCCCAGCGCTGA
- a CDS encoding DUF2285 domain-containing protein, protein MLTRRPEFLPPASAASADAFAVGRNAPEGAYASVSEHDIPVLLLSGTVPDDQLAALVPFDADVLDRIDALTRMARIWLGRPPPRDTRMTAEQRRRFRLKLRAADGHMNGATYREIAIAIYGAARVDTEPWKTSPLRDAVIAFVEGGLALINGGYLQLLRQRRRS, encoded by the coding sequence ATGCTGACGCGCCGACCCGAGTTTCTGCCGCCTGCCTCCGCTGCATCCGCCGACGCGTTCGCCGTAGGGCGTAATGCTCCCGAAGGCGCCTATGCGTCTGTCTCCGAGCACGACATCCCGGTGCTTCTCCTTTCCGGCACGGTTCCAGACGACCAGCTCGCGGCTCTGGTTCCGTTCGATGCCGACGTCCTCGACCGGATCGACGCCCTGACGCGAATGGCGCGCATCTGGCTCGGCCGCCCGCCACCGCGCGACACGCGCATGACCGCCGAGCAGCGGCGGCGCTTTCGCCTGAAGCTGCGCGCCGCCGACGGCCATATGAACGGCGCCACCTATCGCGAGATCGCCATCGCAATCTACGGCGCGGCGCGCGTCGACACCGAGCCCTGGAAGACTTCGCCGCTACGTGATGCCGTCATTGCCTTCGTCGAAGGTGGCCTTGCCCTCATCAACGGGGGCTATCTGCAACTCCTTCGCCAGCGCCGCCGCTCCTAG